The genomic segment AACCGCATTGCGCTCCCTGTCGACGACAGTCAGATAAACCGTATCTCCATTCTCGCGCAATCCGGGTCTCGGCGACGGCATGGCGTGCGTCTGCGAGATGAGTCTCCGGCGCTCTGCGGCGTACTCCTTCGAGATCAACCTCACTTCAGGGACATTCACTTTGCCGGGATCGGCAATATAGGCATCACGGTCGGCAAAAGCCAGTTTCTTCGCCTCGATCATCAGGTGAAGATGCGCGGCCGAATTGTGGCCGAAGGCTTTGAGGTCGTAGGCCTCGAGAATATTCAGCATTTCGAGTACGGTGATGCCTTGGGTCTGTGCCCCGAGCTCATGGACGTCATAGCCGCGGTAATTCGTGGAGACCGGTTCGATCCACTGGGCATCGAAATCGCTGAAGTCAGACAACGTCAACATGCCGTCGCTCTTGTCCGAAAACTGCACGATCTTTTTCGCAATCTCGCCCTTGTAGAAAGCATCGCGGCCGCCTTCCGCAAGCATTCTCAGAGTCCGGGCCAACTCGGGCATCTTGAAAATTTCGCCCTGACGCGGAGACCGGCCGTCGAGCAGGGCATGCCGGGCGGCGTCGGGCGTCTCACGGAGCCGCTCCTGAGCACGATGCCACTGGACCGAAATGATATCGGACACCGGAAATCCCTTTTCCGAGTACTCGATCGCCGGCATCAGGAGGCGGGACATCGGCAGCTTTCCATACCGCTCGTGCAGTTTGTACCAGCCGGCGACAGCTCCCGGAACGGTCACAGAATGAATGCCGAACAGCGGAATATGCGTCAAATTTCGCTTCCTGAAAAAGTCGACGGAAGCCTTGCTGCCGGCCCAGCCGCTTCCATTCAGGCCGACAGGCTTTTCCTCGCTCTGCATGTAAACCAGCGCAAACATATCGCCGCCGATTCCGGTCGAGTTGGGCTCAACAACATTCAGGACGGCGGCCGCTGTGATCGAGGCATCGACTGCATTACCGCCATCCTGCAGAACGCGAAGCGCGGCAGCCGAGGCCAGCGGCTGGCTGGTCGCCACCATGCCGTTCAGTGCGAGGACGGGAGAGCGGGTTCCCCCGGGATTCGAGGCAGGACGGTCACCATGATTCATAGTTTTTCGAAGTCTTCGGGGGTGTCGACATCGACAAGAATACCGGGCGAATCCACTGCCAGCTCGACGATACGGCCCGGATCCCTGCGCACCACGATATTAGCCCCCTGCGACGGCGGCAAGGCAAGGATTTCTTCAAGCACTTCCGAGGCGAAAAGCACCGGGTGCCCGCGACGGCCCTTGAACACCGGAACGACGATGCGGTTGCGGCCAAAGCTGGCCACCAGTGCATCGATGGTCGAGGACTCCACGACGGGATGATCTACCAGAAAAAGAACAGCGCCGGATGAATCCCGAGAAAGCGCCCGGATTCCCGCCTGGAACGATGTCACCATCCCCTGCTCGTAATCCGGATTGAAGACCAGGTTCGGCAGGTTCAGCCGCGCCGTAATCTCATCACGATGATGGCCGACGACCACGACTGTATTTCGCAGGGACGATCCCGCAACCGCGTCGAGAATGTTTTCCAGGAAAGTGCGGCCGCGAAACCGAAGCAGCGCTTTAGGCCTGCCCATCCGCTCGGATTTTCCGGCCGCGAGAATTATTGCCGAAATCACCCGTTTTCGAGGGCCTTCACCGGAGGGCCCAGATACAGGTTTCGCAGGCTGTAATACAGCGGAATAAGAAACAGGAGGAGCAATAACAAAGCAATGAATCGTATGAACATCTTCCGCCACAATGAATCCTGCAACGGTTCGAACTCGACGACTCTCTGGTGCGCTTCGCAAAAATCCATAGACTCCCGGGCTTCGTCGAGACATTGAAATCCGGAATCGAAGATGTGGAGGCAGCGGGGCATGGTTGCTATATTAATGACTTCGACCTGATGGGATCAATGTGAAAACTCTTATCCGGCACGCGGTTGCCGCCGATTTCAACGTCCTGCTGGAAATTGACCAAGCCAGCTTCCCCGGCGGTGTCGCCTACAATGCCGAGGAACTCTCCTACTTCATGAATCGCGACGGAGCTGAAACGCTGGTTGCAGAGGAAGATGGGACTGTGGTCGCTTTTCTCATCGCCGAAATCCAGACCGGACGCCGCCGCGCCACGATCGTGACGCTGGACGTTCGTGCAACCCACCGGAGGAGCGGATATGGAACCCAGCTCCTCGAGAGGGCTGAAGACATCCTCACGGATTACGGAGTTGAAACATACGATCTACAGGTCGACGTGACAAACAGGGGCGCGATCGATTTCTACAAGAGGCACGGATTCAAAACCGTGAGGACTCTGAAGCACTACTATGCCAATGGCAATGACGCGTATCTCATGATGAAGGAACTGTAAGACTATTTTATCATTGCATCATTGGAAGGTTCTTCATTGCTTCAAGTGAAGAAATGAAGAAACTTCCAATGATGCAATTTGAATTAAGTCAGTTCAGCCTTGAACCTCTTATACGTAACACTCAACTCTTCGGGCAGTACCCTGGTTTCACCAGTAATGCTCATGAAGTTCGCATCGCCGATCCAGCGCGGCACGACGTGCAGATGAAAGTGTTCGCGGATTCCTGCGCCTGCCGCGGCGCCCAGGTTCATTCCCAGGTTGAACCCATCGGGTTTGTATAGCTTTTTCAGCACGCCGGTCATCCGCTGGGCGAGCTGCATCATCTCCGAAAGCTGTTCCGGCGCGGCCCCAGCGATGGAATCGAGATGCTCGTAGGGCGCCACCATCACGTGGCCGGAGGTATACGGAAACAGGTTGAGAATGACGAAATTATGGACGCCGCGGAAGACGATAAGCCGCCCGCCATCGTGAGTCCGGTCGGCGGTAACGCAAAACACGCACGACGGCGGTTTTACGCCGCCCGACGCCAGGTAATCATAGCGCCACGGACTCCAGATGAACTCCATCTAAGGGTTGGCCGGAGGTGGCGATCCCGCTTGAGCCTGCGGCGCGGCGGATGTTCCGTCGTTGATGAGGTCCTTCAGTTCCTTGCTGGGCTTGAAGTACGGGACCCGCTTTGCCGGCACCTCGACTTTTTCTCCCGTCTTGGGATTCCGGCCGACGCGAGCGTTGCGCTGGCGGACCCGAAAACTGCCGAACCCACGCACTTCAAGTTTATCTCCGGTCCTCAGCGCCTTGATGACACTCTCGAACAAAGTATCGACAATGACCTCTGAATCTTTTCGCGTCAGTTCCGTAACCCGGGATACTTCTTCCACCAGGTCTGCCTTGGTCATCTGCTCACCCCTCGGTTATTTCCACAAATATTGAAATTTGATCTGCGACTTCATGCTCTGACCGTTGAACGGCGAAAGCCGCGAAAGGTCTGTGGTCAACACATCCAGCAAAGTCACGCGCGGGCGGTTCGAACGAATCAGGCGGGGTTTACCTGAAATTCCGGCCAGCTTGGCCGTCAGGTCCACCGCATCCTGAAAATTACCGGTCTCGTCGATCAACTTCCGCTCCCTGGCATCGCGTCCCGTGAACACGCGGCCGTCAGCCATCGAGCGCACTTCCTGAAGGTCGAGCTTCCGGCCCTGGGACACCGCCTCCACGAATTGTACGTACATGTCGTCAATCAAGCCCTGAAAATACTTTCGCTCATTTTCGGTAATCGGCCGGGTCGGCGAGCCGGTGTCCTTGAATTCACCGGTCTTGAAGACGATATTCTTCAATTTGGCCCATTCCATGAGATCGGCATAATTGGTCCATTCTGCAATTACTCCGATGCTCCCGACAATAGTTCCCGGGTTCGCTACAATTTTGTTGGCCGCGCACGAGATGTAGTAGGCCCCGGAAGCTCCGGTCGAAGACAGGTACGCGACGACGATCTTGTCTTTCTTTTCGCGCAGCCGCCGGATCTCGGTATAAATCTCCTGGGATACGGCGACGCCGCCGCCCGGCGAATCGATATCCAGAAGGATCGCTTTGACCGAATTCGAGTCTTCGTAGCGTTTCAACTGCTCGAGGATGGGTTTGGACTGCACCAGTTCGCCGTCGATCTCCACGACCTGCACCCGGTCGGAAAACCCGAACTCGCCGCCGCCATTGTCATCGCCGCCGAACGTGAGGACGATGGCGGCCAGCGTGATGGCTAAAAGCACAAAGGCTCCCCCGCCAAGGAGGAGCCATATGAGCGTGCGATTACGCATTGCCGAAGTTTACGAATTGTCCTTCGCGTGGAACAAATCAGCAAGTGTCGCGCTGCCGTCCGCATTGTCGCGATAGGAATCGTATTCCCGCCGCACGGCATCCTCCGCCAGCGCCCTGTGACTCAATCCGATCTTGCGTTCGCCGGGGCTGAGCTTGATGATTTTGAAATCGCCTTCCTCGCCGAGCTTGAAGCGCTCTTCGACATTCTGCCGGTCGTCGTCGTCCAGTTCCGAGACGTGGCAGAGTCCTTCGATGCCCTCATCCAGCTCGACAAAAACTCCGAATGGAGCATGGCGCACGACGCGGCCGCGGACGACGTCTCCGACGACGCGAGTGGTGAAGAATTGCTCCCAGACGTCCGGCTGGAGCTGCTTGATCCCGAGCGAGAGCCGGTGGTTTTCGGTATCGATGTTGAGAATGACCGCTTCGACACGCTCGCCCTTTTTAAGGACCTCGGAGGGGTGCTTGATCCGGCGCGGAGAAATATCCGAAACATGGACCAGG from the Terriglobia bacterium genome contains:
- the sppA gene encoding signal peptide peptidase SppA — encoded protein: MRNRTLIWLLLGGGAFVLLAITLAAIVLTFGGDDNGGGEFGFSDRVQVVEIDGELVQSKPILEQLKRYEDSNSVKAILLDIDSPGGGVAVSQEIYTEIRRLREKKDKIVVAYLSSTGASGAYYISCAANKIVANPGTIVGSIGVIAEWTNYADLMEWAKLKNIVFKTGEFKDTGSPTRPITENERKYFQGLIDDMYVQFVEAVSQGRKLDLQEVRSMADGRVFTGRDARERKLIDETGNFQDAVDLTAKLAGISGKPRLIRSNRPRVTLLDVLTTDLSRLSPFNGQSMKSQIKFQYLWK
- a CDS encoding HIT domain-containing protein encodes the protein MEFIWSPWRYDYLASGGVKPPSCVFCVTADRTHDGGRLIVFRGVHNFVILNLFPYTSGHVMVAPYEHLDSIAGAAPEQLSEMMQLAQRMTGVLKKLYKPDGFNLGMNLGAAAGAGIREHFHLHVVPRWIGDANFMSITGETRVLPEELSVTYKRFKAELT
- the ggt gene encoding gamma-glutamyltransferase, which produces MNHGDRPASNPGGTRSPVLALNGMVATSQPLASAAALRVLQDGGNAVDASITAAAVLNVVEPNSTGIGGDMFALVYMQSEEKPVGLNGSGWAGSKASVDFFRKRNLTHIPLFGIHSVTVPGAVAGWYKLHERYGKLPMSRLLMPAIEYSEKGFPVSDIISVQWHRAQERLRETPDAARHALLDGRSPRQGEIFKMPELARTLRMLAEGGRDAFYKGEIAKKIVQFSDKSDGMLTLSDFSDFDAQWIEPVSTNYRGYDVHELGAQTQGITVLEMLNILEAYDLKAFGHNSAAHLHLMIEAKKLAFADRDAYIADPGKVNVPEVRLISKEYAAERRRLISQTHAMPSPRPGLRENGDTVYLTVVDRERNAVSFINSLYEGFGSGLVAGDTGIVLQNRGALFELNPAHPNVIAPRKRPFHTLIPGMVLQGGKPVWSFGVMGGDNQPQGHVQALINRINFGMDVQQAGEAPRFRHSGEEVLLESAFTESLRSELVKKGHHIAGALDAWGGYQGIAIDSQTGVLMGGSDPRKDGLAIGW
- a CDS encoding nucleotidyltransferase family protein gives rise to the protein MISAIILAAGKSERMGRPKALLRFRGRTFLENILDAVAGSSLRNTVVVVGHHRDEITARLNLPNLVFNPDYEQGMVTSFQAGIRALSRDSSGAVLFLVDHPVVESSTIDALVASFGRNRIVVPVFKGRRGHPVLFASEVLEEILALPPSQGANIVVRRDPGRIVELAVDSPGILVDVDTPEDFEKL
- a CDS encoding N-acetyltransferase, which codes for MKTLIRHAVAADFNVLLEIDQASFPGGVAYNAEELSYFMNRDGAETLVAEEDGTVVAFLIAEIQTGRRRATIVTLDVRATHRRSGYGTQLLERAEDILTDYGVETYDLQVDVTNRGAIDFYKRHGFKTVRTLKHYYANGNDAYLMMKEL
- a CDS encoding HU family DNA-binding protein is translated as MTKADLVEEVSRVTELTRKDSEVIVDTLFESVIKALRTGDKLEVRGFGSFRVRQRNARVGRNPKTGEKVEVPAKRVPYFKPSKELKDLINDGTSAAPQAQAGSPPPANP